In Corynebacterium matruchotii, a single genomic region encodes these proteins:
- the rplL gene encoding 50S ribosomal protein L7/L12, which translates to MAKLTKDELIEAFKEMTLIELSEFVKEFEEVFDVTAAAPVAVAAAAAPGAAAAAEEEKDEFDVIIEDAGAKKIGVIKAVRELVSSLGLKEAKELVESAPKAVLEGANKEDAEAAKAKLEEAGAKVTLK; encoded by the coding sequence ATGGCTAAGCTCACCAAGGACGAGCTCATCGAGGCTTTCAAGGAAATGACCCTCATCGAACTTTCCGAATTCGTGAAGGAATTCGAAGAGGTATTCGACGTGACCGCTGCTGCTCCGGTTGCTGTTGCTGCCGCTGCCGCTCCGGGCGCTGCTGCCGCTGCTGAGGAAGAGAAGGACGAGTTCGACGTCATCATCGAAGATGCCGGCGCTAAGAAGATCGGCGTCATCAAGGCTGTGCGTGAACTCGTGTCCAGCCTGGGCCTGAAGGAAGCTAAGGAACTGGTTGAATCTGCTCCTAAGGCTGTCCTCGAAGGCGCTAACAAGGAAGATGCCGAGGCTGCCAAGGCTAAGCTGGAAGAAGCTGGCGCTAAGGTTACCCTCAAGTAA
- the rplJ gene encoding 50S ribosomal protein L10 — MANPKNETSLAELKQRFTDTDSLVLTEYRGLTVAQTTELRKALGADVQYSIAKNTLLKLAAKHAGVEGLDELFVGPTAVAFIQGEAVDAAKALKKFAAENKALVVKGGYMDGNPLTAEQVDAIAELDNRETTLAKLAGAMKGSLSKAAALFNAPASQVARLSAALQEKKEAEA, encoded by the coding sequence GTGGCAAATCCCAAGAACGAAACATCGTTGGCAGAGCTCAAGCAGCGGTTCACCGACACCGATTCGCTGGTGCTCACCGAATACCGCGGCCTGACTGTGGCACAAACCACCGAGCTGCGTAAGGCTCTTGGTGCTGACGTCCAGTACTCCATCGCCAAGAACACCCTGCTGAAGTTGGCTGCCAAGCATGCGGGTGTGGAAGGCCTTGACGAACTATTTGTCGGCCCCACCGCTGTTGCCTTTATCCAAGGCGAAGCCGTTGATGCTGCTAAGGCACTGAAGAAGTTCGCAGCCGAAAACAAGGCTCTTGTTGTCAAGGGTGGTTACATGGATGGCAATCCATTGACCGCCGAACAGGTTGATGCCATCGCTGAGCTGGACAACCGCGAAACCACTTTGGCAAAGCTGGCTGGTGCCATGAAGGGCAGCCTGTCCAAGGCCGCCGCACTCTTCAACGCTCCGGCTTCCCAGGTTGCTCGGCTGTCTGCCGCGCTTCAGGAGAAAAAGGAAGCGGAAGCCTAA
- a CDS encoding DUF4365 domain-containing protein: MNGMDNSSIEEMAVHYFKGLFFKVGLLKTIFTEGDKTPLVDGSISIYQDGNKKNEDLVGTIPVQIKGTTRAISTRTPTFPLTKNDLEGLKSHGVLLLVAALKPDEENHKGYYAHLFRFQIEDLFKDMKPGQKQKSIPLKELPHDPEELLRVCYQAKDIQEKSTRPITISPEEFSNPQKISFTFYESPVSDIFTRPTRIGPRLGKDDINAVIELTNVNRTKIPTNANILLSPKEYVYQPTGHFINSGEITFQDSQHRLLSENQLEIAVSPGLKLIINRGNPECEVKLRIQDTLKLIQLLGK; encoded by the coding sequence ATGAATGGTATGGATAATTCAAGCATAGAAGAAATGGCTGTACACTATTTTAAAGGACTATTTTTCAAAGTTGGTCTCCTAAAAACTATTTTTACAGAAGGTGACAAAACCCCACTAGTTGATGGAAGCATCAGCATCTATCAAGATGGAAATAAGAAAAATGAGGATTTAGTGGGCACCATCCCTGTGCAGATAAAAGGGACTACCCGAGCTATCTCCACCCGTACGCCAACATTTCCACTGACTAAAAATGATCTTGAAGGACTCAAGAGTCACGGAGTCTTACTCCTTGTTGCAGCACTAAAACCAGATGAAGAGAATCATAAAGGGTACTATGCACACCTCTTTCGATTCCAGATTGAAGATTTGTTTAAGGATATGAAGCCTGGACAAAAGCAAAAGAGCATTCCACTAAAAGAGCTTCCGCATGATCCTGAAGAATTATTAAGAGTCTGCTATCAAGCAAAGGACATCCAGGAAAAAAGCACTCGTCCAATAACAATATCCCCTGAAGAATTCTCTAATCCCCAAAAAATTTCTTTTACATTCTACGAAAGTCCTGTTTCAGACATCTTTACGCGCCCCACCCGAATTGGACCACGCTTAGGCAAAGATGATATAAACGCAGTCATAGAACTCACTAATGTGAATAGGACAAAAATACCAACAAACGCCAATATATTGCTAAGCCCCAAGGAGTACGTATACCAGCCAACTGGACATTTTATTAATTCTGGGGAGATAACCTTCCAGGATTCACAGCATAGACTTTTATCGGAGAATCAGCTTGAGATTGCTGTTAGCCCTGGACTAAAACTCATAATTAATCGCGGGAATCCTGAATGCGAAGTTAAATTACGCATACAAGATACCTTGAAGCTTATTCAGTTGCTGGGGAAATAG
- a CDS encoding transposase family protein, with translation MFSQQLNKLHRAGHNLQVLTDQAGEIFYISEPLPGSTHDITAIRNTGLFGYMQPWHITADKGYVGLGCDTPFKRRPGKPLLGWQKRFNKGINAIRYVVERSIAHLKVWRILSTPCRLPRITTIRAINVIRKIMFYQPPAEPYFPSN, from the coding sequence ATGTTTTCCCAGCAGCTGAATAAGCTTCATAGGGCAGGACATAACCTGCAAGTTTTAACAGACCAGGCGGGTGAAATATTCTATATTTCCGAGCCATTACCAGGATCAACCCATGACATCACAGCTATAAGAAACACTGGTTTATTCGGCTATATGCAGCCCTGGCATATAACCGCAGATAAAGGATATGTGGGGTTAGGATGCGACACGCCTTTCAAGAGAAGACCAGGCAAACCCCTGCTAGGCTGGCAGAAACGATTCAACAAGGGAATCAATGCCATCCGGTATGTGGTCGAACGATCCATAGCTCATCTGAAAGTATGGCGGATACTATCTACCCCTTGCAGGCTCCCCCGAATCACAACCATTCGGGCGATTAACGTGATACGGAAGATAATGTTCTACCAACCACCAGCCGAACCCTATTTCCCCAGCAACTGA
- a CDS encoding transposase codes for MLYLQENLRQQTLAGIFGTSQPTISRAINTVLNILDMVLPPPPRPKDLSPQRLYVLDGTLIPCWWWKNARNLYSGKHHRAGHNLQILTDQAGEIFYISPPLPGSTHDITAIRNTGLFGYMQPWHCTADKGYVGLGCDTPFKRRPGKPLLGWQKRFNKGINQIRYVVERSIAHLKVWRILSTPSRLPRITTIRAINVIRKIMFYQPPTEPCFPSS; via the coding sequence ATGCTCTACCTGCAAGAAAACCTAAGGCAACAAACCCTAGCTGGTATTTTTGGCACGTCCCAACCCACTATCTCCAGGGCGATTAATACTGTGTTGAACATCCTTGACATGGTGCTCCCACCCCCACCAAGGCCGAAAGACCTTAGTCCCCAACGGCTATACGTGTTAGATGGCACGCTCATACCGTGTTGGTGGTGGAAAAACGCCAGGAACTTATACAGCGGGAAGCATCATAGGGCAGGGCATAACCTGCAAATACTCACCGATCAGGCAGGTGAAATATTCTATATTTCACCACCACTACCTGGATCAACGCATGACATCACAGCTATAAGAAACACTGGCTTATTCGGCTATATGCAACCCTGGCACTGTACTGCGGATAAAGGATATGTGGGGTTAGGATGCGACACACCCTTCAAGAGAAGACCCGGGAAACCCCTGCTAGGCTGGCAGAAGCGATTCAACAAAGGGATCAACCAGATCCGGTATGTGGTCGAACGATCCATAGCTCATCTGAAAGTATGGCGGATCCTTTCTACCCCTAGCAGGCTCCCCCGAATCACAACCATCCGGGCAATCAACGTGATACGAAAAATAATGTTCTACCAACCACCAACCGAACCATGTTTTCCCAGCAGCTGA
- a CDS encoding transposase family protein translates to MLYLQENIRQQTLANIFGTSQPTISRAINTVLNILDVVLPPPPQPVDLNPNRLYVLDGTLVPCWWWKNTRNLYSGKHHRSLFKRF, encoded by the coding sequence ATGCTCTACCTGCAAGAAAACATACGACAACAAACATTAGCCAATATTTTTGGCACGTCCCAACCCACTATCTCCAGAGCGATCAATACTGTGTTAAACATCCTTGATGTAGTGCTTCCACCCCCACCACAACCAGTGGATCTTAACCCTAATAGGTTGTATGTGCTTGACGGCACGCTCGTACCATGCTGGTGGTGGAAGAACACTAGGAACTTATACAGCGGAAAGCATCATAGAAGCTTATTCAAGCGTTTTTAA
- a CDS encoding DUF5979 domain-containing protein gives MTRGLQKTTIAICAALGLYATPVTATAQEISLEPLSSDIITNLLTGGFVVTQKVFVDGKPEASPTPFKVRYTCKAITGEQTGELTVTTETPARVDNIPLGTECELFEQDGDREGYTKTVGFDKQKFFVTDKNQVITATNTYAREQGVFKITSKIVGAETGRKFRVDYSCIDPKVSNGQGPVTSFLEVDGEATSPPLSLGSICTLTVPNQQLPGYALDKIDIEPKPEVVIGREPIDVTLTNNYVRSTGSISIAQKLQVDGKPANPDASIKVGYTCGGLTGEAELKNGNPARIENIPTGTQCEFTDLGGDRAGYIKNSQFDKQKVTVTTKEQAITLTENYNRDAGSLTISKRVTGNAVALAPKTFKFDYQCAAQRGTVEVRAGETVTIPTPAVPGLTCTVTEQDAQVPAATMATTYFVNGQPAGTQVPTNAKFLSSSDYTARVGKFTVSKKITADIPTGRSDFPFTYTCQPAYDGAFAPVDQALTITGTSAESIDLPLGTTCTVTEQDAPVAGYTWNAPASQSVTVGGSVLFENVYKRQTAQFGIANTVRVWEPLRNGTINFTYECVDPAHTKITGTLAVSGNGQQAIAPEKLPVGTLCTVYENAQDAQRTGFRHYAPEAFTFTVGEKDVNKVIGFNQTSTYVPVVPFMVPVVRLLAAPIMRLFDA, from the coding sequence GTGACACGAGGATTACAGAAAACCACCATTGCTATTTGCGCAGCTCTTGGCCTTTACGCCACCCCAGTAACCGCGACCGCGCAAGAAATATCCCTAGAACCGCTCAGCAGCGATATCATTACCAACCTGCTGACCGGTGGCTTTGTCGTCACCCAAAAAGTCTTTGTCGACGGCAAACCCGAGGCTTCCCCTACACCCTTTAAGGTGCGCTACACCTGCAAGGCCATCACCGGGGAACAAACTGGTGAACTCACCGTCACCACCGAGACGCCTGCTCGCGTCGACAATATACCTTTAGGCACCGAATGCGAACTATTCGAACAAGACGGTGATCGTGAGGGATACACCAAAACCGTGGGTTTCGACAAGCAGAAGTTCTTCGTCACCGACAAGAACCAGGTCATTACCGCTACCAACACCTATGCCCGGGAGCAGGGCGTTTTCAAGATAACCAGCAAGATTGTTGGTGCGGAAACCGGCCGGAAGTTTCGGGTCGACTACTCCTGCATAGACCCGAAAGTTTCGAATGGTCAGGGGCCGGTCACGAGTTTCCTTGAGGTCGACGGCGAGGCCACGTCGCCACCCTTATCGCTCGGTTCTATCTGCACCCTGACGGTTCCAAATCAGCAGCTCCCCGGCTACGCCCTGGACAAGATCGATATTGAACCCAAGCCCGAGGTGGTCATCGGCAGGGAACCCATCGATGTCACCCTCACGAATAATTATGTACGTTCCACCGGCAGCATCAGCATCGCCCAAAAACTCCAGGTTGACGGCAAACCTGCCAACCCCGATGCGAGCATTAAGGTGGGCTACACCTGTGGTGGTCTCACCGGCGAGGCGGAATTGAAGAATGGTAACCCGGCCCGCATCGAGAACATTCCCACCGGCACCCAGTGCGAATTCACCGACCTGGGCGGCGACCGGGCGGGCTATATAAAAAACAGCCAGTTCGACAAGCAGAAAGTCACCGTCACCACCAAGGAACAGGCTATTACTCTGACGGAGAATTATAACCGTGATGCCGGTTCGCTCACCATTAGCAAGCGGGTGACGGGGAACGCCGTTGCTCTTGCCCCCAAGACCTTCAAGTTCGACTACCAGTGCGCGGCGCAGCGGGGCACCGTCGAGGTGCGGGCCGGCGAAACCGTGACCATCCCCACGCCCGCGGTGCCCGGTCTCACGTGCACCGTGACGGAGCAGGACGCCCAGGTTCCCGCCGCCACCATGGCCACCACGTATTTCGTCAACGGTCAGCCCGCCGGAACCCAAGTTCCCACCAATGCGAAATTCCTTTCGAGCAGCGACTACACCGCCAGGGTGGGCAAGTTCACGGTGAGCAAAAAGATCACCGCCGACATTCCCACGGGCCGTAGCGATTTCCCCTTCACCTACACCTGCCAGCCCGCCTATGATGGCGCCTTTGCCCCCGTTGACCAGGCATTAACCATTACCGGCACCTCTGCCGAAAGCATTGATCTTCCGCTCGGCACCACCTGTACCGTGACCGAGCAGGACGCCCCGGTGGCCGGGTACACGTGGAACGCACCGGCGTCGCAAAGCGTCACGGTGGGAGGTTCCGTGCTCTTCGAAAACGTGTACAAGCGCCAGACCGCACAGTTCGGCATCGCCAACACGGTGCGGGTGTGGGAGCCGCTGCGTAACGGCACCATCAACTTCACCTATGAATGCGTCGATCCGGCGCACACTAAGATCACCGGCACGCTTGCGGTGTCCGGCAACGGTCAGCAGGCCATCGCGCCGGAAAAGCTTCCCGTCGGCACATTATGTACCGTGTATGAGAACGCGCAAGACGCCCAGCGCACCGGTTTCCGCCATTACGCGCCCGAGGCGTTCACGTTCACGGTGGGGGAGAAGGACGTGAATAAGGTCATCGGTTTCAATCAGACCAGCACATATGTTCCCGTTGTGCCATTTATGGTGCCGGTGGTGCGGTTGTTAGCGGCCCCCATCATGCGGCTTTTCGACGCCTAA
- a CDS encoding SDR family NAD(P)-dependent oxidoreductase has protein sequence MQNVALITGSYGGLGTGFVDIHAARHGDLILVGRSEEKLNAQAKEVTTKYGVEVRTIAVDLSTPEAAQTIVDACADVVPDIIINNAGFGGQGDFARERSMDQDLSMIAVNIEAPTRLLKLFLPKMIERGSGKVLNVSSTAATVPGPLQAVYYATKAYLTSWSNALWRELQGTGVTVTALMPGAMQTGFIATGGLSDTKLFANAVEPRQVAQEGYDAMMVGKINVISGLVSWQKPFVSLSPVMPRKALLNFVYNQQTTGH, from the coding sequence ATGCAGAATGTGGCACTCATTACCGGCTCCTACGGTGGACTGGGCACCGGCTTCGTCGACATCCACGCAGCCCGCCATGGTGACCTCATCCTTGTTGGTCGCAGTGAAGAAAAGCTCAATGCCCAGGCCAAGGAAGTAACAACCAAATATGGCGTTGAAGTGCGCACCATCGCAGTCGACTTGTCCACCCCCGAGGCGGCTCAAACCATCGTTGATGCCTGCGCCGACGTGGTCCCGGACATCATCATTAATAATGCGGGTTTCGGTGGCCAAGGTGATTTTGCCAGGGAACGCTCCATGGACCAGGACTTATCAATGATTGCCGTCAATATCGAAGCCCCCACCCGACTCCTCAAATTATTCCTGCCCAAAATGATTGAGCGGGGCAGCGGCAAAGTCCTCAACGTCAGCTCTACGGCAGCTACCGTACCCGGGCCGTTGCAGGCCGTATACTATGCCACCAAGGCATACCTCACCAGCTGGTCCAACGCCCTATGGCGGGAACTTCAAGGCACCGGCGTGACCGTGACCGCCCTCATGCCAGGGGCCATGCAAACCGGCTTTATCGCCACCGGTGGGCTATCAGATACGAAATTATTTGCGAACGCGGTAGAGCCCCGCCAGGTGGCACAGGAAGGCTATGATGCCATGATGGTAGGCAAGATTAATGTGATCTCCGGCCTGGTGAGTTGGCAAAAACCCTTCGTATCGCTGTCCCCCGTTATGCCCCGAAAAGCATTACTGAATTTCGTGTATAACCAGCAAACCACTGGCCATTAA
- a CDS encoding AraC family transcriptional regulator, whose product MKRHILEQNYPRLLASVGIDAEQVLRKAGVAEDTFTHHPPTMTTSDYFAFLTAIGKLCPPGSAVQLASATGIEQFSPPVFASYCARNGRVCIERLKQYKRIIGPLEFHTTGTTKQMSIELVCEGYELPSFLVECEFVFLVNLLRTATGEHITPTSIQLHQLDVDRAVVDFLGCLPQVGPSNVIAFATRDMELPFISHNDSMWSYFEPELQRRLAELDADDSYTTRVQSALMEMLPGGETGIDDVAHRLGMSKRTLQRKLGAEKTTFQAQLKHTRQLLAQHYLTTTSMKVDEIAYLLGYIELNSFLRAFYTWLGMSPREYRARHAVDGQTLRPPTPPTPP is encoded by the coding sequence ATGAAGCGGCATATCCTTGAGCAGAACTATCCTCGACTACTGGCATCGGTTGGAATAGACGCTGAGCAGGTGTTACGCAAGGCCGGGGTGGCGGAAGATACCTTTACTCATCATCCGCCTACAATGACGACTAGTGATTATTTCGCATTTCTCACTGCCATTGGAAAGCTGTGCCCTCCAGGCTCCGCCGTTCAGTTGGCTAGCGCGACCGGGATTGAGCAATTCAGCCCACCAGTTTTTGCCTCTTATTGTGCTCGAAACGGCAGGGTATGCATAGAACGGCTGAAACAATATAAACGCATCATAGGACCCTTAGAATTCCATACCACCGGCACCACAAAACAAATGAGTATCGAATTGGTGTGCGAAGGATATGAGTTGCCATCGTTTCTTGTGGAATGCGAATTCGTTTTCCTGGTCAACCTGCTGCGTACCGCCACCGGGGAACATATCACGCCGACATCAATACAATTGCATCAATTAGATGTTGATCGTGCCGTCGTAGATTTTCTCGGGTGCTTACCGCAAGTTGGCCCAAGCAATGTCATTGCGTTTGCCACCCGTGACATGGAGCTGCCCTTTATCAGCCACAACGACAGCATGTGGAGCTATTTCGAACCGGAGCTGCAACGCCGCCTTGCGGAACTCGACGCCGATGATAGCTACACCACTCGGGTGCAAAGTGCGCTCATGGAGATGCTTCCTGGTGGGGAAACCGGCATTGATGATGTTGCCCACCGGTTGGGGATGAGCAAACGCACCCTCCAGCGCAAGCTGGGCGCAGAGAAGACAACGTTTCAGGCACAGTTGAAACATACCCGACAGCTATTGGCACAACATTATCTCACCACCACATCAATGAAAGTTGATGAGATCGCCTACCTATTGGGGTATATAGAGCTCAATAGTTTCCTGCGGGCCTTTTATACATGGCTAGGGATGAGCCCCAGGGAATATCGCGCACGCCATGCTGTCGACGGGCAAACCTTACGGCCCCCGACACCACCTACACCACCGTGA
- the rplA gene encoding 50S ribosomal protein L1 has translation MSKKSKAYKALVEKLDKGRLYTPLKAAQLVKETSSKNFDASVDVAIRLGVDPRKADQLVRGTVSLPNGTGKTVRVVVFAAGEKATEAEAAGADVVGSDDLIARITEGWTDFDVAIATPDQMAKVGRVARVLGPRGLMPNPKTGTVTTDVAKAIAEVKGGKISFRVDKAANLHALIGKASFTAEQLAQNYGALIEEVLRLKPSSAKGIYLRKVTLSSTMGPGIPVDPSIQKDFTEE, from the coding sequence ATGAGCAAAAAATCAAAAGCCTATAAGGCACTGGTAGAGAAGCTGGACAAGGGTCGGCTGTACACCCCATTGAAGGCCGCTCAGTTGGTCAAGGAGACCTCTTCGAAGAATTTTGATGCCTCCGTTGATGTCGCTATTCGCCTGGGTGTTGACCCCCGCAAGGCCGACCAGCTGGTGCGTGGTACCGTGTCGTTGCCGAACGGTACCGGTAAGACCGTGCGCGTTGTCGTGTTCGCCGCTGGCGAGAAGGCCACCGAGGCTGAGGCCGCCGGTGCCGATGTGGTCGGCTCCGACGATTTGATCGCCCGGATCACTGAAGGCTGGACCGACTTCGACGTGGCAATCGCCACCCCCGACCAGATGGCTAAGGTGGGTCGTGTGGCCCGCGTGCTGGGCCCCCGCGGCCTGATGCCGAACCCCAAGACCGGCACCGTGACCACCGATGTTGCCAAGGCAATCGCCGAGGTCAAGGGCGGTAAGATTTCCTTCCGCGTGGATAAGGCCGCTAACCTGCATGCGCTGATCGGCAAGGCATCGTTCACCGCTGAACAGCTGGCCCAAAACTATGGTGCTTTGATTGAAGAAGTGCTGCGGTTGAAGCCGTCGTCCGCCAAGGGCATTTACCTGCGCAAGGTGACCTTGAGCTCCACGATGGGCCCCGGCATCCCGGTTGACCCGTCCATCCAGAAGGATTTCACCGAAGAATAA
- the rplK gene encoding 50S ribosomal protein L11 → MAPKKKVSGLIKLQIEAGAANPAPPVGPALGAHGVNIMEFCKAYNAATESQRGNVVPVEITVYEDRSFTFKLKTPPAAKLLLKAAGLQKGSGVPHTQKVGKVTMDQVREIAQTKLEDLNANDIDAAAKIIAGTARSMGIEVEG, encoded by the coding sequence ATGGCTCCCAAGAAAAAGGTCTCTGGCCTCATTAAACTTCAAATCGAAGCCGGTGCGGCGAACCCTGCTCCGCCTGTTGGCCCGGCCCTGGGTGCGCATGGCGTGAACATCATGGAATTCTGCAAGGCCTATAATGCGGCCACGGAATCCCAGCGCGGCAATGTGGTGCCGGTGGAAATCACCGTGTACGAAGACCGGTCGTTCACCTTTAAACTGAAGACCCCGCCCGCCGCTAAGCTGCTGCTGAAAGCTGCCGGGTTGCAGAAGGGCTCCGGCGTTCCACACACCCAAAAAGTGGGCAAGGTCACCATGGACCAGGTGCGGGAAATCGCCCAAACCAAGCTGGAAGACCTCAACGCCAACGATATTGATGCTGCCGCAAAGATCATTGCCGGTACTGCCCGGTCCATGGGCATCGAGGTCGAGGGCTAA
- the nusG gene encoding transcription termination/antitermination protein NusG, producing MSEETQDSLAAAMSELSESEAAEASEASQSAPAGEQKPETVKSEGAGETAAPEPGAAETADATETAEATETDEDGEYQVRLRRYIRELKKQPGQWYIIQCYSGYENKVKANLDMRIQTLEVEDSIFEVVVPVEQALEIRDGKRKIVKRKLLPGYVLVRMNINDHAWSVVRETPGVTSFVGNEGNATPVKPRDVAKFLMPRDTKPVAESTQAAGETPEGEKVVAMPTDMAKPKVVVNYEVGEAVTILEGPLASVSATISKIDAENSKVEVLVSIFGRETPVDLTFDQIKKID from the coding sequence ATGAGCGAAGAAACTCAGGATTCCCTCGCCGCGGCCATGTCCGAACTGTCCGAGTCCGAGGCAGCTGAAGCGTCGGAAGCGTCACAGTCGGCGCCGGCCGGTGAGCAAAAACCCGAAACCGTGAAGTCCGAAGGGGCTGGTGAAACCGCAGCCCCCGAACCAGGGGCCGCCGAAACCGCCGATGCCACAGAAACCGCAGAGGCTACCGAAACCGATGAGGACGGTGAGTACCAGGTACGGTTGCGGCGATATATCCGCGAACTAAAGAAACAGCCGGGCCAGTGGTACATCATCCAGTGCTATTCGGGCTATGAAAATAAGGTGAAGGCCAACCTTGATATGCGTATCCAAACCCTAGAGGTGGAGGATTCCATTTTTGAGGTTGTGGTTCCGGTGGAGCAGGCGTTAGAAATCCGTGATGGTAAGCGCAAGATCGTCAAGCGTAAGTTACTGCCTGGCTATGTGCTGGTGCGCATGAACATCAACGACCACGCCTGGTCCGTGGTGCGGGAAACCCCTGGTGTGACGTCGTTCGTGGGCAATGAGGGGAATGCGACGCCGGTGAAGCCACGGGATGTGGCGAAATTCCTCATGCCGCGCGACACGAAGCCTGTTGCAGAGAGTACGCAGGCTGCTGGTGAAACCCCAGAAGGGGAGAAGGTTGTGGCCATGCCGACGGATATGGCAAAGCCAAAGGTTGTGGTCAACTATGAGGTGGGCGAGGCCGTCACCATTCTGGAAGGGCCGTTGGCGTCAGTGTCAGCAACCATTTCGAAGATTGATGCGGAAAACAGCAAGGTTGAGGTGTTGGTGTCGATCTTCGGTCGGGAAACACCGGTGGATTTGACGTTCGACCAGATTAAGAAGATCGACTAG
- the secE gene encoding preprotein translocase subunit SecE: protein MSENQPKHGAGARPTGKRQLAGVSTTSTATYKGKQVVTNDDDDAPRQNKVVAFMPEVVSEMRKVIWPTARQMLNYTIIVFAFLILLTGLVAGVDFLAGIGVEKVLVR, encoded by the coding sequence GTGAGCGAGAATCAGCCAAAGCACGGGGCGGGTGCCCGCCCCACGGGCAAGCGTCAGCTGGCCGGGGTGAGTACTACCTCGACTGCTACTTACAAGGGCAAACAAGTTGTTACCAATGACGATGATGATGCGCCACGTCAGAATAAAGTTGTGGCATTCATGCCCGAGGTCGTGTCCGAAATGCGGAAAGTCATTTGGCCGACTGCCCGGCAAATGCTGAATTACACCATCATTGTGTTTGCCTTTTTGATCTTGTTGACGGGTTTGGTGGCTGGTGTGGATTTCCTCGCTGGTATCGGAGTTGAGAAGGTACTGGTCCGATAG